In a genomic window of Thermogemmata fonticola:
- a CDS encoding copper-binding protein, whose translation MPKWIRWNQQAQWPGTLALILLLTAGNGCSPSSAPTSAAKLYEFRGKVLDVSIEKRTATIQHEDIPGLMPAMTMTFQAGEAVDLEGFQVGDVVHGQLAVRGRDYVIVHLQRLDGDTRKP comes from the coding sequence ATGCCGAAATGGATTCGCTGGAACCAACAAGCCCAGTGGCCAGGGACCTTGGCTCTAATCCTGCTACTTACGGCTGGAAATGGATGTTCGCCTTCATCCGCACCCACCTCAGCGGCCAAACTCTATGAGTTCCGCGGCAAGGTCCTGGACGTATCGATCGAAAAACGGACGGCGACGATCCAGCATGAGGACATTCCGGGATTGATGCCTGCCATGACGATGACTTTCCAGGCGGGAGAGGCCGTGGATTTAGAGGGCTTTCAAGTCGGGGACGTTGTGCACGGGCAGTTGGCAGTCCGAGGAAGAGACTACGTGATTGTCCACTTACAGCGATTGGATGGGGATACTCGCAAACCGTGA
- a CDS encoding efflux RND transporter periplasmic adaptor subunit, with protein MSQYQTEGDRPPLRGDDASPQPSPGNDPAALAQATAARKSGPGWHRSLWWLRVPLARLRFVAILTILGLVMVYWDTLAAYYAKWTRPPVTEADAASGDYEWYCPMHPNVVRDNPREKCPICFMPLSRRFKGSDSAVALPPGVVHRVQISPYRLVLAGVRTSTAAYVPLTKTIRTIGFVEFNERDVKQVTARVKGRVDRLFVSETGRMVHAGEDLALVYSPELLVTVHNLLDARRLGNSLLEQNARERLSLWGIDREQMDALLRKGQAETHLRIRSPLTGHVIRKYVREGQYIEEGTPLYDVADLSTVWIEAQVYEDDIPFLPPQEAFHTPIPSADATLPVRVQTTATGVEQFIGTLAFIHPHLNADTRTLTVRAELPNPQHRLRPGTTATVELRIPPLRVPILRRRFEHSWAYATGVSLSAAGVFSAAAASWGALMEAAGQRLLLTQGYVLAVPESAVIDTGQQKLVYRQVESTVFEAVVVTLGPRMEDPSGAPRYPVLGGLQSGDIVASNGAFLIDAETRLNPATASTYFGGSGLNRAGTGQPPVRPSTPRDEDAEIAANLQSLPPADRQAAQQQGYCPIQRISRLGSMGPPLKIQLQGETLFLCCEGCEREARAHPEETLHIVEQLRRGLRPPLPAK; from the coding sequence ATGTCGCAGTATCAGACCGAGGGGGATCGACCCCCCCTCAGAGGCGACGATGCTTCCCCTCAGCCATCCCCTGGTAACGATCCGGCAGCACTGGCGCAAGCGACGGCGGCACGTAAATCCGGCCCTGGATGGCATCGATCGCTCTGGTGGCTGCGGGTTCCCTTGGCTCGCCTTCGCTTCGTGGCCATTCTGACGATTCTCGGTCTAGTGATGGTCTATTGGGACACTCTGGCCGCCTATTACGCCAAATGGACTCGTCCGCCCGTAACAGAAGCGGACGCTGCTTCTGGCGATTACGAATGGTATTGCCCGATGCATCCGAATGTTGTGCGTGACAATCCGAGGGAAAAATGCCCGATTTGTTTCATGCCGTTGTCCCGACGCTTCAAGGGAAGCGACAGTGCTGTAGCTTTGCCGCCGGGGGTTGTCCATCGGGTGCAAATCTCCCCGTATCGTCTTGTGCTGGCAGGGGTGCGAACGAGTACGGCCGCCTACGTCCCCCTCACCAAGACCATCCGCACGATCGGCTTCGTGGAATTCAACGAACGGGATGTCAAACAAGTGACGGCCCGCGTCAAGGGCCGGGTCGATCGTCTCTTCGTGAGCGAGACCGGAAGAATGGTCCATGCGGGTGAGGACCTCGCTCTGGTTTACAGTCCTGAATTACTCGTCACCGTCCACAATCTGCTGGATGCCCGGCGCCTCGGCAATTCTCTTCTGGAGCAGAACGCCCGCGAACGGCTGTCCCTCTGGGGAATCGATCGCGAGCAGATGGATGCTCTCCTCCGCAAAGGGCAGGCAGAAACTCATCTGCGTATCCGTTCGCCGCTGACCGGCCATGTCATACGCAAATATGTGCGCGAAGGGCAATATATCGAGGAGGGTACACCCCTCTATGATGTCGCCGACTTATCCACGGTATGGATTGAAGCTCAGGTGTATGAGGATGACATCCCCTTCCTGCCTCCCCAGGAAGCGTTCCACACACCGATTCCCTCTGCCGATGCAACTCTCCCCGTCCGGGTGCAAACGACTGCCACGGGGGTCGAGCAATTCATCGGAACCCTGGCCTTCATCCACCCGCATTTGAATGCGGATACACGAACCCTGACTGTTCGGGCTGAGTTGCCCAATCCGCAGCATCGATTGCGGCCGGGAACGACAGCCACGGTTGAATTGCGTATACCTCCCCTACGCGTTCCAATTTTGCGGCGCAGGTTCGAGCATTCGTGGGCTTATGCTACAGGTGTGTCACTTTCCGCAGCCGGAGTTTTTTCTGCCGCGGCAGCCTCTTGGGGAGCGTTGATGGAAGCGGCCGGCCAACGGTTACTGTTGACTCAGGGATACGTCTTGGCTGTACCGGAGTCCGCCGTGATCGACACCGGCCAGCAAAAACTGGTCTATCGCCAAGTGGAAAGCACAGTTTTTGAAGCGGTCGTTGTCACCTTGGGACCGCGTATGGAAGACCCCAGTGGCGCGCCGCGCTATCCCGTTCTGGGTGGCTTGCAATCCGGCGACATCGTGGCCAGTAACGGGGCGTTTCTCATCGATGCGGAGACACGACTCAACCCCGCCACAGCTTCCACGTATTTCGGGGGAAGCGGGTTGAATCGTGCTGGCACGGGCCAGCCGCCGGTAAGACCTTCCACACCTCGTGACGAGGACGCCGAGATCGCAGCTAATTTGCAGAGTCTCCCGCCCGCCGACCGCCAGGCCGCCCAGCAGCAAGGGTATTGTCCCATCCAGCGAATCTCACGCTTGGGTTCGATGGGACCGCCCCTCAAGATTCAATTGCAAGGTGAAACACTCTTCCTTTGCTGTGAAGGGTGCGAGCGGGAGGCGCGAGCGCATCCTGAGGAGACCCTGCACATTGTGGAACAGTTACGCCGTGGCCTCCGCCCCCCTCTACCGGCCAAGTGA
- a CDS encoding sulfatase family protein yields MRRDKSWGWSLYAAVILCGYACYPLAAAEGQPGGRPNIIILLADDLRADALGCMGNPIIQTPSIDALAQKGTLFRNAFVTTSICAVSRASILCGQYARRHGIHDFNTDFTAQALAQTYPLLLKKAGYRIGFIGKYGVGRNLPAQEFDYWRGFPGQGFYFAKEKVGTPQHLTARMGDQALEFLAGCKPEQPFCLSISFKAPHAQDGAVREFPPDPRDEKLYADAVIPRPATAEERFFRLLPSFVQKSEGRRRWERRFATDAMFQQTVKDYYRLITGMDREIGRIVDAVARRGWERQTLWLFTSDNGFFLGERGMSDKWLMYEESIRVPLIIMDPRLPSQLRGRKVDAMALNIDIAPTILDWAGVPVPQSMQGKSLRPWVEGQNVSSWRRDFFYEHHTLPKLIPPSEGVRTERWSYIRWLAQEPVIEELYDIQADPRQERNLAGRAEYRATLEELRLRWSQLRQELE; encoded by the coding sequence ATGAGACGGGATAAGTCATGGGGATGGAGCTTGTATGCGGCAGTGATTCTCTGCGGATATGCTTGCTATCCTTTGGCCGCAGCCGAAGGGCAACCTGGGGGACGCCCGAATATCATCATTTTGCTCGCCGATGATTTGCGTGCCGACGCGTTAGGATGCATGGGCAATCCCATCATCCAAACGCCCAGCATCGACGCTCTAGCCCAAAAGGGGACGCTCTTCCGCAATGCGTTCGTGACGACATCGATTTGTGCAGTGAGTCGGGCCAGCATCTTGTGTGGCCAATACGCCCGGCGGCACGGCATCCATGATTTCAACACCGACTTTACAGCGCAAGCGCTGGCTCAAACCTATCCCTTGCTCCTGAAGAAGGCAGGCTACCGCATCGGTTTTATCGGCAAATACGGAGTTGGCCGCAATCTCCCTGCCCAGGAGTTCGACTACTGGCGGGGGTTTCCAGGGCAAGGTTTTTACTTTGCGAAAGAGAAGGTGGGTACTCCCCAGCATCTGACGGCACGCATGGGAGACCAGGCCTTGGAATTTCTCGCAGGTTGCAAGCCTGAACAACCGTTCTGTCTGTCAATCAGCTTCAAGGCTCCTCATGCTCAGGATGGGGCGGTCCGCGAGTTTCCACCGGACCCGCGAGACGAGAAGCTCTATGCCGATGCGGTCATTCCTCGACCTGCGACGGCTGAGGAGCGATTCTTCCGGCTGCTTCCATCCTTTGTGCAGAAATCCGAGGGTCGCCGGCGTTGGGAACGGCGCTTTGCGACCGACGCCATGTTTCAGCAAACGGTGAAGGACTATTATCGTCTGATCACAGGGATGGACCGCGAAATCGGACGAATCGTAGACGCTGTCGCCCGCCGAGGCTGGGAACGCCAAACCCTCTGGCTCTTCACCTCCGACAACGGGTTTTTCCTAGGTGAACGCGGCATGTCGGATAAGTGGCTCATGTACGAAGAATCCATCCGCGTCCCCCTCATTATTATGGATCCCCGCTTGCCGTCTCAACTTCGAGGGCGCAAGGTCGACGCTATGGCTCTCAACATTGATATTGCTCCCACCATCCTTGATTGGGCCGGTGTACCCGTGCCGCAATCGATGCAGGGAAAGAGCTTGCGTCCTTGGGTCGAAGGGCAGAATGTTTCCTCATGGCGGCGCGATTTCTTCTACGAGCATCACACATTGCCCAAACTCATTCCCCCTTCGGAAGGAGTGCGGACAGAACGCTGGTCCTACATTCGCTGGCTGGCTCAGGAACCGGTGATCGAAGAACTTTACGACATCCAGGCCGACCCGCGGCAAGAGAGAAATCTGGCCGGACGTGCTGAATATCGTGCGACACTGGAGGAATTGCGCCTCCGCTGGTCTCAACTTCGCCAAGAGTTGGAATAG
- a CDS encoding nickel-dependent lactate racemase family protein: MRVKLDYGKTGLEVTVPDDRLIAPPLSLREVPPLANAEQAIEESLRNPIGTPPLSEMARGKRTACVVICDITRPVPNKQILPPLLRTLEEAGVPREGITILIATGLHRPNVGEELIELVGEEIANQYRCENHYGKRLEEHDYLGTTPNGVPVWIDKRYTRAELKITTGLIEPHLMAGFSGGRKVICPGLAALETVKVWHGPRFLEHPNADCGILEGNPVHEENTRIARMAGCDFIVNVCIDGQRRITGVWAGDMIQAWQQGVQFCRQVVAAPVPRPVEVVVTSCAGYPLDTTWYQAVKGLTGALPIVKTGGTIILAASLTEGLGSPEFQQLIRENPDLQAFKKRILETDYFVMDQWQLEELAKVLAKCKVKVVTQGLPPETLRACQVEPAPSVEQAVAESLAEYGPEARLAVIPKGPYVLPYVSA, translated from the coding sequence ATGAGAGTGAAACTGGACTACGGCAAGACTGGTCTGGAGGTCACAGTTCCGGATGACCGTTTGATCGCACCTCCGCTATCACTACGAGAAGTCCCACCCTTAGCGAATGCCGAGCAGGCCATCGAAGAAAGTCTCCGCAACCCCATCGGCACGCCTCCGCTTTCGGAGATGGCTCGCGGAAAGCGTACTGCCTGTGTGGTCATCTGTGATATTACCCGTCCCGTTCCCAACAAGCAGATTCTGCCCCCCCTCCTGCGCACCCTCGAAGAAGCCGGGGTACCCCGCGAAGGGATCACCATTCTGATTGCCACGGGGTTGCACCGTCCGAACGTGGGAGAGGAATTGATCGAACTGGTGGGCGAGGAAATTGCTAACCAGTATCGCTGTGAAAACCACTACGGCAAGAGATTGGAAGAGCATGACTATTTGGGTACCACTCCCAACGGCGTCCCGGTCTGGATCGATAAGCGATACACGCGGGCCGAGCTGAAAATCACCACAGGTTTGATCGAACCGCACTTGATGGCCGGCTTTTCTGGAGGCCGAAAGGTCATTTGTCCCGGACTTGCTGCGCTAGAGACAGTCAAAGTCTGGCATGGCCCCCGGTTTCTGGAACATCCGAACGCCGATTGCGGCATCTTGGAAGGTAACCCTGTCCACGAGGAGAACACGCGGATTGCCCGGATGGCGGGGTGCGATTTCATCGTGAATGTGTGCATCGATGGCCAGCGGAGGATTACCGGTGTCTGGGCCGGGGATATGATTCAAGCCTGGCAACAGGGAGTGCAATTCTGCCGTCAGGTGGTCGCTGCCCCGGTTCCCCGACCCGTCGAGGTGGTGGTAACCAGTTGTGCTGGCTACCCACTTGACACCACCTGGTATCAAGCCGTCAAAGGTTTGACCGGTGCTCTGCCCATCGTCAAAACGGGAGGTACCATCATACTGGCCGCCAGTCTGACAGAAGGATTAGGCAGCCCGGAGTTCCAGCAACTGATTCGGGAAAATCCCGATTTGCAAGCTTTTAAAAAACGGATTCTGGAGACCGATTACTTTGTGATGGATCAATGGCAACTGGAAGAGCTGGCCAAGGTCTTGGCCAAATGTAAGGTCAAGGTGGTCACCCAGGGGTTGCCGCCGGAGACCTTGCGCGCCTGTCAGGTGGAGCCTGCCCCCTCGGTCGAGCAAGCCGTGGCTGAGTCCCTCGCTGAGTATGGCCCGGAGGCCCGCCTCGCGGTGATTCCCAAAGGCCCCTACGTCTTGCCTTACGTCAGCGCTTAA
- the folK gene encoding 2-amino-4-hydroxy-6-hydroxymethyldihydropteridine diphosphokinase, with amino-acid sequence MTSRAVIALGSNLGKREDSIRTAIQRLRAEPAVRLIAVSPIYETAPVECPPGSPPFLNAAVLVETDLTPEELFGRLVTIERQLGRCRGERNAPRTIDLDLLFYDQLVVQTAELTIPHPRLAERAFVLVPLADIAPDWKHPLLHRSVQELLQNLPAEARAQVQLWTADDQPGKRRLLHQRALVTGSTRGIGAAIAAAFEREGAWVIRHGRQVPVQQAGVLVADLADPQAVERLALQAWGTEGLDVLVCNAGVDVLTGPAAQWSFEQKLEALWAVDVRATIQLCRLIGERMQSRGHGCILTLGWDQADYGMEGDSGQLFAAVKGAVMAFTRSLAKTLAPEVRVNCLAPGWIRTAWGESASRTWQERVRQSTPLRRWGLPEDVAAAAVWLASSEAAYVTGQILRINGGAC; translated from the coding sequence ATGACATCTCGCGCCGTGATTGCCCTCGGTAGCAATTTGGGGAAGCGGGAAGACTCCATTCGCACAGCCATTCAACGCCTTCGTGCCGAGCCTGCTGTACGGCTTATCGCTGTCTCTCCCATTTATGAAACAGCCCCGGTCGAATGTCCTCCCGGTTCCCCTCCGTTCCTCAATGCGGCGGTGCTCGTCGAGACAGACTTGACGCCGGAGGAATTGTTCGGCCGACTTGTGACGATCGAAAGACAATTGGGGCGTTGCCGCGGAGAACGGAACGCCCCACGCACCATCGACCTGGATTTGCTGTTTTACGATCAATTGGTGGTACAAACGGCGGAGCTGACAATTCCGCATCCCCGCTTGGCGGAGCGTGCCTTTGTGCTGGTGCCGCTGGCTGACATTGCGCCGGATTGGAAACATCCGCTTCTTCATCGTTCCGTCCAGGAGTTGCTCCAGAACTTACCCGCAGAGGCTCGCGCTCAAGTCCAGTTGTGGACGGCCGATGATCAACCGGGAAAAAGGCGATTGCTTCATCAACGGGCCTTGGTCACGGGATCCACGAGAGGCATTGGTGCGGCGATCGCCGCGGCCTTTGAACGGGAAGGAGCTTGGGTGATCCGCCATGGCCGACAGGTTCCGGTCCAGCAAGCTGGCGTCTTGGTGGCGGACTTAGCTGACCCTCAAGCCGTCGAACGCTTGGCTCTTCAGGCTTGGGGGACAGAGGGACTAGATGTTCTGGTGTGCAATGCGGGGGTCGATGTCTTGACCGGTCCAGCGGCTCAGTGGAGCTTCGAGCAGAAACTGGAGGCGTTGTGGGCAGTGGATGTTCGCGCAACCATCCAGCTCTGCCGTCTCATCGGAGAACGAATGCAAAGCCGGGGACACGGCTGCATTTTGACCTTGGGTTGGGACCAAGCCGACTATGGAATGGAAGGAGACAGTGGCCAACTCTTCGCAGCGGTGAAGGGCGCGGTGATGGCCTTTACTCGCAGTTTAGCGAAGACTCTGGCGCCGGAGGTGCGCGTCAACTGCCTGGCCCCAGGCTGGATTCGCACCGCCTGGGGCGAGAGCGCCTCCCGAACCTGGCAGGAGCGGGTACGGCAGAGCACCCCGCTGAGGCGCTGGGGATTGCCTGAGGATGTCGCTGCTGCTGCGGTGTGGCTAGCCAGCAGCGAGGCGGCTTACGTCACCGGCCAAATCCTCCGCATCAACGGCGGCGCATGCTGA
- a CDS encoding DUF1559 domain-containing protein, producing the protein MTRARARLSLFRGFTLIELLVVIAIIAILVGLLLPAVQKVREAAARTTCRNNLKQLGLAAHNYQSNYGNLPPGYNGPEPNVHDPGNIFTGGTVHFTGVLWYLLPYVEQNAVWDQMPNMKSSTFVGQWWSVNPDWTMAHTNIKVYVCPADTDDRQHSAACLHTYAPNGITTGPNAAGAVLYYFPNYSALGKTNYLGVAGALGRDAITSSPFDGPGENLALYEGVFFNNSKVKVEQIRDGSSSTLMFLETLGGGAPWTKPWPQLPGGNPSNLNVKHTWAGSGAFGTKFGLVPPQGPGGPGWQFFSSYHVGVVNAYFADGSVRPLQFSDTSQRNPAGTSWRVLQSLSGRNDQIVMNASMLLD; encoded by the coding sequence ATGACTCGCGCACGTGCCCGTCTGTCACTGTTCCGAGGGTTCACGCTCATTGAGCTGCTCGTGGTGATTGCAATCATTGCCATCCTGGTTGGACTGCTTCTGCCTGCGGTGCAGAAGGTCCGCGAAGCCGCCGCCCGCACGACATGCCGGAATAATCTCAAGCAACTGGGTTTGGCTGCACACAACTACCAAAGCAATTACGGCAATTTGCCTCCGGGTTACAATGGCCCCGAACCGAATGTGCACGACCCAGGCAACATATTCACGGGAGGAACAGTACATTTCACGGGTGTGCTGTGGTATCTCCTACCCTACGTGGAACAGAACGCGGTTTGGGATCAGATGCCCAACATGAAAAGCTCCACATTCGTAGGACAGTGGTGGAGTGTGAACCCAGACTGGACGATGGCCCACACAAACATCAAGGTATATGTCTGTCCCGCTGATACAGATGATCGCCAACATTCGGCCGCATGCTTGCACACCTACGCCCCGAATGGCATTACGACGGGACCCAATGCAGCCGGAGCCGTCCTCTATTACTTCCCAAATTATAGTGCCTTGGGAAAGACGAATTACCTGGGCGTTGCTGGAGCATTAGGACGAGATGCCATCACTTCCTCCCCGTTTGACGGTCCAGGCGAGAATCTCGCCCTGTATGAAGGAGTCTTCTTCAACAATAGCAAGGTCAAGGTGGAACAAATCCGGGATGGGAGCAGTAGTACTCTGATGTTTCTGGAAACCTTGGGTGGCGGTGCCCCGTGGACCAAGCCTTGGCCGCAACTCCCCGGAGGCAACCCTAGCAACCTGAACGTCAAGCACACTTGGGCGGGTAGCGGTGCCTTTGGTACCAAGTTCGGCTTAGTGCCACCCCAAGGTCCGGGTGGTCCCGGTTGGCAATTCTTCAGCAGCTATCACGTTGGGGTCGTCAACGCTTACTTCGCTGATGGTTCAGTCCGCCCCCTGCAGTTCTCTGATACGAGTCAGCGTAATCCGGCGGGCACCTCTTGGCGTGTGTTACAGTCCCTGTCGGGCCGGAACGATCAGATTGTGATGAACGCCTCCATGCTGTTGGATTGA
- a CDS encoding DUF1559 family PulG-like putative transporter — protein MFRGSLLGRRAFTLIELLVVIAIIAILIGLLLPAVQKVREAAARSTCQNNLKQIALAAHNYESQHGKLPPGGVGPPIGSGFNWNAPHNGVLTFLLPQLEQGNIYQQISTNVNPQGQTVGLVYFENNPPAAANTGWWNNAINFQVAQYRIKTFLCPSDEPDSNTTGVFITAYMENLTFTGGYYPNPTGNLFGKTNYVGSAGAIGNAQSSAFYNTYRGPFYNRSAERLASIRDGNSNTAMFGETLMGRETGARDFAASWFGVGYGAHAWGLLIPAQWYTFGSRHTSVVNFARADGSVTPVRKGVAAQGTTTQWFSNEWYQYQRFGGTNDGQLIQFSVLE, from the coding sequence ATGTTTCGTGGTTCATTGTTGGGACGACGAGCGTTCACGCTCATTGAGCTGCTCGTGGTGATTGCGATCATTGCCATCCTGATTGGACTGCTTCTGCCTGCGGTGCAGAAGGTCCGTGAAGCCGCCGCCCGTTCGACGTGCCAGAACAATCTCAAGCAAATCGCCCTTGCAGCCCACAACTACGAAAGCCAACACGGCAAACTACCGCCTGGCGGTGTGGGGCCGCCCATTGGTTCCGGCTTCAACTGGAACGCGCCACACAACGGAGTTCTTACCTTCTTGTTACCGCAGTTGGAACAGGGCAACATCTACCAGCAAATATCCACGAATGTCAATCCACAAGGACAAACCGTAGGGTTGGTGTACTTTGAGAACAACCCCCCTGCAGCGGCCAACACTGGGTGGTGGAACAATGCGATCAACTTCCAAGTTGCCCAATATCGCATTAAGACATTCCTCTGCCCCTCGGATGAACCGGATTCCAACACCACGGGTGTTTTCATCACAGCCTACATGGAAAATTTGACGTTCACCGGCGGTTACTACCCGAACCCCACGGGCAACCTCTTCGGCAAGACGAACTATGTTGGCTCGGCGGGGGCTATCGGCAATGCCCAAAGCAGTGCGTTTTACAACACCTATCGCGGTCCCTTCTACAATCGCTCTGCAGAACGGCTGGCTTCGATTCGGGACGGCAACTCCAACACCGCGATGTTCGGTGAAACACTCATGGGTAGGGAAACCGGTGCTCGCGATTTCGCAGCTTCTTGGTTTGGCGTGGGCTATGGGGCGCATGCTTGGGGACTCCTCATTCCCGCCCAATGGTACACATTCGGCAGCCGGCATACGTCGGTGGTGAACTTTGCACGGGCTGATGGCTCAGTGACACCCGTGCGCAAGGGCGTTGCCGCCCAGGGAACCACTACGCAGTGGTTCAGCAATGAGTGGTACCAATATCAAAGGTTCGGCGGTACCAACGATGGTCAACTGATCCAATTCTCCGTGCTAGAGTAA
- the hisA gene encoding 1-(5-phosphoribosyl)-5-[(5-phosphoribosylamino)methylideneamino]imidazole-4-carboxamide isomerase: protein MFLYPAIDLRGGRCVRLRQGDYSQETVFADDPVAVAQRWQSEGADRLHVVDLDGARSGHPVHEEIVRQIVRCGIPVQLGGGLRSEQDIASALDWGVRWVVLGTRALQEPGWFRKVAERWPQRIVLGLDARDGYVATEGWLNVSRCRAVDLLEVLRGAPLAAVVYTDIQRDGMLSGPNETALAEIRDMSSWPVIASGGISTLDDLRRLHRVGVWGCIIGRALYEGSIRLSEALAVVRAAPE from the coding sequence ATGTTTCTCTATCCAGCCATTGATTTGCGCGGCGGTCGTTGCGTGCGGCTCCGTCAGGGGGATTATTCCCAAGAGACGGTGTTTGCGGATGATCCCGTGGCGGTGGCCCAAAGGTGGCAATCGGAAGGAGCGGACCGCTTGCATGTGGTGGACTTGGACGGCGCCCGCAGTGGCCATCCGGTTCATGAGGAGATCGTGCGGCAGATCGTTCGCTGCGGCATCCCTGTGCAACTGGGGGGAGGATTACGCAGCGAGCAGGACATAGCTTCGGCCTTGGATTGGGGTGTACGCTGGGTGGTTCTGGGCACCCGGGCGTTGCAGGAACCGGGCTGGTTCCGCAAAGTGGCGGAGCGTTGGCCTCAGAGAATTGTGCTGGGATTGGATGCCCGGGACGGTTATGTGGCAACGGAAGGGTGGTTGAATGTTTCGCGGTGCCGAGCTGTTGATCTCCTCGAAGTTCTCCGGGGTGCCCCGTTGGCTGCCGTCGTTTACACCGATATACAGCGGGATGGCATGCTGAGCGGTCCCAACGAGACGGCCCTCGCAGAAATCCGCGATATGTCGAGCTGGCCAGTCATCGCTTCGGGGGGAATTTCGACCCTGGATGACCTTCGTCGCTTGCACCGAGTGGGAGTATGGGGCTGCATCATTGGCCGTGCTCTCTACGAAGGAAGCATTCGCTTGTCTGAAGCCTTAGCCGTGGTAAGAGCCGCACCGGAATAA